A region of the Hemitrygon akajei chromosome 11, sHemAka1.3, whole genome shotgun sequence genome:
ctctaaatgaatgctaacattggatttgcatTCCTTACTACCAACGTCCTTAATATCTTTGTGCTCTGTGCTAGTTTATGAAGCAATGTCAATCATATTTACAGTTCTATAGCACTGAACAGGCCCATCAGTCCATCCTGTGTACACTACCACTTTGTAGCAATGTACACTAACCCtatttagagggctatgggtaaccctaggtaatttctaaggtaaggatagctttgtgggctgaagggcctgtattgtgctgtaggatttctatgtttctacttgcCCGCATTAAGGCCTTAatgccttggtgattcaagtaCTTGTCTAGATGTAAataagttgggtgggactacaacagaggtcatgggttaagtgtgaaagatgaaaagtttaaggggaacatgaggggaatcttctttggagtgaaggaagatgagaggtgacttgacagaagtGGATAAGATGACAACAGACATAGATCGAATAGACAgccagactttttcccagggtggaaatggctactaCATGGGGACAAAATttttaagctgattggaggaaggtatggtggtggggtggggggggaatagCTGAggtagtttgttttttttccccacagagtggtggatgtgtggaatgcactgttaAGTGTTGGATTCTAGAAACAGATATGTTAGGAAGATTTaagaggcatatggatgaaagaaagagagctatgtgggagggtaggattagattgatcttcaaGTTAAAAGCTTTacacagcattgtgagccgaaaggcctgtattgctTTATTTTCTAATTTCTCCACTACCTCTtagagtcattgaaaagtacagcacagaaacaggtcctttggcccatctagtctgtgctgaaccatttaaactgcccactcccattgaCCTCTTGCAGCATCCCGTACAAAACATTCCCACTTTCATTGCATGCCCTTGCAAGATACAGCAAACAATCTTTTCCCTATTTTTACATACCTCCATCAGATGCCTCCTCCATTGCAGAATGTTACTTGTGTTGACGTGACGCAGGGATAACGGTGTGTTTGTTGTTCTTCCaggatgtcctctggtcttgtgTCTCGGATGGATCACTCCACTCCAGAAGTATAAGAGGTAGCTGGTGTTTTAGTATTTGCTCACAAGAGATCAAGTGTGGAGCTATATTCTCTGCCACTTTATCTGGAATAATCCATTGGATCTctgctctttttttaaaatcatctcCACATCAAGTTTGTGTATTAATCCACACTTTATTCTGCTATCTTGTGGACTTCTCTGACATTTTATTTTGGTGTTTGAACTCTCAGTACATTATATTAGCTACTGTAATTATGGACAAACTTTAACAGACCATCAGCAGCTAAAAACGCAAAGGGAACAGGTTTGCAAGCATAATAACcaataagttcaaagttcaaggtaaatttgttatcaaagtatgtatatgttaccatatattactaccctgagattcattttcttgcatgcatttacaggaaaataaagaaaatcaatagaattttatgaaaactatgtatcacaaagactgacaaactaaTGTAAAAAGATGATAAatcatttaaataattttaaataaatattactcagaacatgagttgtagagtccttgaaagtgcgtcagtagattgtggaatcagttaccccactggttcaggggcctgatggctgtagggtaataactgttcctgaattttgGTGGTGTGGacctaatgctcctgtacctcgtaCCTGATGGTATTAggcagaagagagcatggcccagatcgtgggggtccttgatgatggatgctgctttcctgtggcaatgctccttgtagatgtgctcaatggtggggagagccttacctgtgatggaccgggctgcgtccaccacttcctgtagacttttgtgttcctgggcattggtgtttccatgccagtatattcCAAATATCAATAACCAATAAGAACGGTTAACAACTCTTAATTTTACTAAAGTGGAATGTTGCATATTGTAAACCGGGGTTCGCAAACTTTTTTGGGCCATGGacattaagcaaggggtttgtggactccaggttgggaactgtTGTTGTAAACCAATGACATTTGTTAGTTAAAAAGGAACACAATCAGTACTATGATCAATGGTATTGCAAACTGCCTGATAGCTGAAGTCACAGGCCCAGCAACTGGCCATTTGAACTGACCTTTGGGATTTCTGTCTCGGAAGTTAAAGGGTCCAACCGAAGCGATAACTGAAAGGGAATCAATTCATTTACAAACTTGCCTGTTCCAGCAGCAAGGCAGGGGGAAATGGCTCACAGCACTCAGTAGAAACTGCACACAGGCCTCTTCTATACCTGTCCAAGCTGACTGATCCTCTCGCATCAAAAACTAATTCTTGGCAAAGGATTCCGGATCGCCGCATGTGAAATGCTGTTCCTGTTTCCAAGTAACGGTTAAATGTAGTTAAAAAGCAGAATgttaatcataaacacaagagactctgcagatgttggaaatccagagtaacacacacacaatgctggaggaactcagcaagtcaggcagcatctatggaaatgaataaacagttgacatttcgggctgagacccttcaacagaacGATCATCAGGTTAATCAGTAAAATCATACAAATATCCAGAAGTTTGCTATTATTTTGTCTGCATAGCAGTTCCAATCCAAGCTATAAACTGGTGAAGACAAAGGCACTAGCGCtgctagtgtagtggttagcacaatgctttagagtacaggagacctgggttcaattcccgccactgcctctaaggagtttgtacattctccctgtgaccatgcgggtttcctctgggactccgatttcctcccacagtccaaagacttatcggtaggttaatttgtcctgtgattaggcaagggttaaatcgggTTATTGCTGGGCAATACAGCTTGAAGGGCATGTTccaccacactgtatctcaataaataaaaataaatacatatatatgATTCATGTGACACCTTGTGATATCCCCTTACCTTGTGCACCATCTTACACCGTAGGTTTAGGAGCagaatattctagtcctcttgaaaggcTGGTGGCAAACTTTGAAGCTAGAAGTTGGCCATAAAGAATAACACTCTTTACAAAGTGGTGTTCTTGGGTTTCTCTCAGAGCCCTTGATCACCAACAGTGTAAAACTGCTGCTGTAATGAGGTAGAGTGACCAGTTTACACACAGCTCCCACAAGCAACATTGTGCTAACTTGTCGTGTTGAGGTTGGTTTAAGGATAAACCTCTAGAGAAACACACAGTCTCTTTAACACTGAGAGGCAGACTTTTCTTCATCCACAGACAGGAAACTGATTTTTAACCTCAGAGTACTGTCACATTGACAGGATGAGCATGTACTCTGCTTCCAGTTTAGCTGAGTGTAACTGTATGCCTGTTTCTGAATCTCTTCAACCACAGTTTGATCagtgaaacacaaaaaaaactagctttatttgtcacgtgcacATAGAAACtcgcagtgaaatgcatcgttttgcATCAACGACCCACACGttccaaggattgtgctgagggcagcccacaagcttCACCATGCTCAGGTGCCAATGcgacatgcccacaactcactaaccctaaccgtacgtctttggaatgtggaggaaacccgcagagtcacagggagaacatgaaactccttactgacaggaATTGAGCCCAAATCACCGGCGCTGTAAGTGTGATACTAACTGCTGTGCTTCCCATAACACTGAGCATTACTTTAACAAATTGTCCACAACAGAGCCCACTCTGGTGAAGACCATAAGGCTTAGCTGCAGCATTATTTTGTCTGTATAACGGTTCCAATCCAAGTTATAAGAGTGTAGACAAAAGTGCCATATAATAACTGATTATGTGGCACCTTATGGAATCAGTCTAATTGGTTTTCCTGACTATGTTGCTCATATTAACTCCAAAATTCACCCTCTTAgaccataagaaacaggagcagaattaggccatttggcccatcaagtgcctcgtcattccatcatggctgatttattatccttctcaaccccattctcctgccttctcccataacccttGATGTCCTTGCCAATCACCACCCTTGGGTAAAAGAATTTACTCCTCAtcccatagtaggggagtctcggaccagagggcacaacttcaaaatttaaggatgtccctttagaacagagatgaggaggaatctctttagtcgagagtggtgaatctgtggaatccactgTCACaaacggctgtggaagccaagtcattggatatatttaaagcagaggctgatagcttcttcattagtcagggtgtcaaaggttatagggagaaggcaggagaatggggttgagaggataataaaTTAAATGAGAttcgaatgatggagcagactcaatgaaccaaatggcctaattctactcctatgcccTATGGTCTTATTTAGGATCTGAAATAGTGAGGTGTTAAGAGGATAATAGATTAAATGTGAGGAGCCATAACAcacgagattctgtagatgctagaaatcttgagcaaaacatgcatcatgctggaggaactcagtaggccaggcagtctctatggaggggaaaaataaatcagctgacACTgcaccaagatccttcatcaagactggaaaggaagtgggaagaagaagccagaataataagGTAGAGGAGAGGAAGGAAAATTTAAACTTCTCCAGAGTAGCCAAACAGTACCTTGAAAAGACTTTGCATTGGAACagcagatcataaacacaagagattctgaagatgctagaaatcttgagaaCACACAAAACATTGCTGgcggaactcaacagatcaggcagcttctatgaaggggaatgacaatcaacattttgtgcagagactcttcatcaggactgatgttgtctgaccttctgaagtcttccaacattttgtatatgttgttctagattttcagcaactgcagaatgTCCTGCATTTTATAACAGCAAGGTAGAAGCTCCCCTTGAAGCTGTGGGGCAAGCTCTCAAACATTTACACCTtctgaagccagaataaaaaggattAACATCTTGAACATCATTGGGTTAACAGCTCCTCTCCCAAGGTAAGGTTCACCATATACTTCGTGTTTCCTGACAATATTTCACATACCTTGATGTTTTTGTCTCTGCACCACTTAGACAAGGAGCCTAGAGGTTTCAGGTGTTTATTTCAGGTACAGGATACTCAATGCTACAGAGTCAGTGGTACAAGTGATAAACAGTAACAGCGATGAAGCCCCTCAGTTatctgtcagactgcactgggTTCAGTGTTAGACTGCTTCATAGAAACCTTCAACAACAGCTGGCACCCAGTTTCTTGTGCACACACATAGAAACACACaacgacacacacacactactgttccctctaagctgcatgAGTGTGCAGCCATGCAGTATCTGAAATTCTCccacgcacatagcctttgttaccatgcagctggaattttcttttgaaTAATGTTAATCTAGATTTGAAATTATGttcatataattttgaaatttatgttgatataattgtgaaatatccTGTAattatgtattaatcaatacaatccataaattttctaaataaacataccacatttactttgaaacattttagagcttcaacgtaTTTACATCGTGTTTCAAGTTAcagcactgttacaaattgtaacaataaacacagaatggaagttagTATCTCACTGTTAATAAACCAACGCCTGCTGAGCACCGACACCATCTAAGTTTAAAAGTTTATGAAACGCAAGATTTTCtttataaacacgagaaagtctgcaggtgctgaaaatccaaagcaacacacaaaatgctggagaaactcagcaggtcaggcagcatctattgaaacgatagatagtcgatgttttgggcagagacccttctctAGGAATaaggaggaaggggaaagatgctagaataaaaaagatgggggtaggggaaggaggctagatgAAAGATGATATAcaaagccaggtaggtgggaaaggtcaaaggctggagaagaaggaatctgacaggagaggatagtagtactgtatttcattatactcttcaattaataaaatcaaaagtatgtgatttttcaattctCATTCtgaatattcatagtatgcatattacaaaaaaagcaTTTAAAGTGCCGTGCAGTTCTCAGGCCgcgtaaaaatttcctgcttagAGCAATGGTTAGTCCGCACAGCTGAAAAAAAATAGAGGGAacattgacacacacacatacgtaaTAAACAAGACTCAACCAAACACAAAACAAAGACATTACCAAATGTTATGATCACTCTTCTGGCCAGTTCTCTAGCCTCCCAGACCAGGCACCAAGTTAACAAAGGAAGATCTCAACACTTGAGCATGTCCACTAGGATTGAGGAAGTGAGGAACACATTCAACTTCTAAGGACACATCCACCCTCATCTGACCAGGTGTCAATGTTCTACTGTGGTGaatgtttcaatatttcaataCATGACACCGTCACCACAACCAATGCCAATGGGTCGATGTGATCCTCTGTCAGGGACATCAGGGGGATggtgcaaaaatgctatccttcCGACATCCCACAAAAAGAATTAGAAATATAATGCTGTAATAGTGAAAATGCAATTTTAAACAGTGATATATTGATTTCTCTCCGAACATTTATAAACAACACATCAGaaaattttaaacacaagagattctggagatgctggaagttcagagcagcacacataaaatgttggaggaactcaacaggtcaagcagcatctatggagaggaataaagagccaatgttttgggccgagacccttcatcaggacagaatgTTGGAAAATTCTACCCCTGAATTAAGagtacttaagaccataagacataggagcagatttttggccagtggtcacataaccaagacttgtgatatacaccagctactcatatatccacccaccacctgctcctgtggcttcatgtGAGCCTCATCAGGggtaggggtgggggtggggtgctaagcaggtgctacaccttacccaagggtaggctagcagagggaaggaatgtcctacacctcctttggtagagacatatctccaccccaccaccccaactaTTTAAGACTTTCATTAAAAAGTCTGATAATCCATTCTTTCCAATCTTACCTACAGAATCCATCTCAATTCCATTTCCACGGGTCTTAAATGATTTCTACCCATGAGCTAAATCTCCCAAACAAGGAATGGATCATCACCAAGGGTAAATTAATTGACTTGGGCAAGGGTGTCAAAGCTGAATGATCACATGACTTACTGCTCCCTGACCACTTTTGACCTGTTAGCAAGGGTTGGTAGACTTGCCTTCACagatcagagtattgagtacaggagttaggatgttactCTGAAGTTgtttaaaacattggtgaggcctaatttggagtattgtgtgcagtcttggtcacctacctacaggaaagatgtaaataaggttgaaagagtagagaaaatttacaacaatGTTGACAGAGCTTAAGTCCTCAGttagagggaaaggttgaataggttaggactttattccctagagtgtagaagaatgaggggagagtaGATAGAGCtatatgaaattatgaggggtatagataggcaggctttttctactgaagttgggtgagactagaactaaaggtcatcgGTTAAAGGTGCAagataaaatatttaaggggaacccaagagggaacttcttcacatagagagtgatgagagttgccagcagaagtggtgaatgagGGTTTGATTGCAGCTTTTAAGAGAATTCTGGATGTATATGGATGACAGGGGTAGGgaagctatggtccaggtgggcATCaaagggactaggcagaataacagttttttgtcatggaccagatgggccaaagggtctgtttctgtgctgtagaacgATGAGATTTTATTATAGTTTAAAACACTTCTTGCATATTCCCAGGAATACAAAACAttgcacagaatgctggagaaactccgtAGGTTGGGCAACATCTACAAAGGACAGctgacccaaaacatcagctgtccatttctGTCCACAaacaccggcattttgtgtcctGCTCTGTAttgcagcatctgtagtctctcatGTCCCAAGAGAACAAGCCCAGTGAATGTAATCCAACATTCTGATTTAGCAGTGGATAAGAAACCTGTGCATGTGAAAAATTAATCCGCATCTGAATCTTTGTCAAGCCTCAAACCATTCCCGTGATAAGAAGCCACGAGTCTACCACTGGCTGCTTGCCAGAGCCAAGGAAGGAGCCCAGAGATTGCTTTGGATTGAGATATATTGTGGGAGGAATTCCATCTCCTTTCTTGAGTAGATTGGCAGGTTTACCACAGCGATGATTCACAGCAAGTCTGATCTGGCAGCTGGGAGTACAAAAACCCTGCTCTTCCACCTCCCAGAAGCAACACAGCAAAGTGCAAACACGTCACAAAGGTAAAGTTGTTAAAAATGTGCAAACAAtcgataaatatataaatatggtTGTCACCACAAaaagggtgggaagagattgTCTACAAACTACAATCAGATATCGATCATGGTTAAAAGGGATCATTGAAGATCGGCAACAGATGACAGGGAACAAGTGCCAGCAACTGATCCAGTGCATTAACGGAGTGAAGGTGCCAGTTTGTAGATGTGTTATTGACAGAAACGTATTAAAAATGCTTTGATGAATTGTCTTTGACTAATTATAACAACAATGAACTCTGATAGAAATGGTCACAAGAGTTTTGTGATGATAAGATCCTTTAGACACTCATTTAGATTAGTTATTTATCTctattatatatacatatatatatttatgcATATTTCTATATATTTGGGCATATGAATGAATTGTTAATGTTTATACAAGGGGCCAGATCAGAGCATGGGAATGGTATGAAATTGTTTCTGAAATAATGGAGAAGGTGAATGAGGATTGGGGTGGGGGGTACGGTTTGGGAGGGTGGGGAGATAATGTTGGTGTGTGCTGGAATGAATGTCAAGGGGTTTTGGATGATGGCGGGACATCAAGAAGAGCTACTGAGCTTGGATAGGCAATGATAGAGATCCTATAAGACATCGGAGCTGATGGTTCActcggcccatcaattctgccttgccatttgatcatgaccATCTGGGACTGGGGAGAGGGCTGGGGACTGGGATAGGGAACCCAGTGGGACAAGTTAGGGTAAGGAATGGGGAGGGACTACTAGAGAAGGGAAAATGAAAGGGACCCAGGGGAGGTCTACGGTGGGGACACGGTAGTAacctgggttcgattcctgcgactgtctgtaagaagtttgaatattttccccatgactacatggctttgtccaggtgctccagtttcctcccacagtccaaagacatgcaggtgaGTAGGTTATTTCATCACAAGGGTGTAATTGACCAGTGTGGGCGcaatgggctggaagggcctgtatctctaTAAAATGAAGGGTGGGATCTAtgatgggtcagtgatggggctcAGGTGGACAACAGGGTGAagctgggacagaggtgaggtaGAGCTAGGATGGGAAACGGGGACAGCGAGGTGAAGGTGGACTGTTGTTCAGTCGGCGCAAGGAATGTAGAGCGATGACACAGCAGCAACGCAGCAGCATGCTGATGTTGTAGAGGGGCTGAGAACTGCCCTGCTGTGTGCTGAAGATCCAAGCAAGGGTGGGGACGGCCGGAATAGTCACCGCCAGCAGGTCCACAATGTAGTGGTGGCTCCAGTGGGTCAGCCAGCCATCAGATTCCACCGGCACTGCCTGGCCCGAGATCTCCACCAGCCCCCCTGTGGCTGACTGCCTATCAACCAGCCTCGTGTCCAGCGTCTGCTGGCCAGGGAGGATCTCCGGAGCCTCTCCTTCCGAGGTGAGGCTACACGGGCTGCAGGCACCGGACTTCAGCACCTTCTCGGCGATGACCTCCAGGTCGGGTTGGCGGGCGGCGTGGTCAGTCTGGACACTCTGGTCCCGAAGGGCAACCTGCTGGGGGCCAGGCCTGCAGGCAGCTCCCTCGGGCTCCTGGCCCAACAATGCCCCAGGCCGGACCGAAAAACTAAGACCCTCCAGGGTACGATCCATCCCGGAGGCCAGGGAGCTGTGGTGAGGAGCCGGGAAACCCTCAGCGCTCTGGAGGTCACCCACCCGCTCACTCAGCTTGGTGTAGGTCGAGCTTCGGGTCAGGGATTTGGCCGGGGAGCCAGAGGTGGACTGAGAAGCCCCATCCTGGGCCAACTCCATACTCTGCAACAAGGTCTCCAGTTTCTTGTTCTGAATGTTGATGTCAATGAAGTACTTCTGGATGCCCTTGTCTTTCTCCACTAAGTTGTTCTTCACTGTCTCGATCACCTGCTTCAGCTgtttgatctccttcctggccTCCTTCAGTGACAGCTGGGCCTCCACACGGTGGCATTCTTCCTCGATCCAGTCCTCCTGCATCCGTGACAACTGCATCTTCAGGTCCTCCACCTCGATGCCCCTGTCAAACCCACAGGACACCCCATCAGTTGCCCATCACCGACTGTAtgcatcccctcagcctgacactcaaagtatacagtgacatatacatactttgataataaatttatttcaaagtttt
Encoded here:
- the LOC140736254 gene encoding syntaphilin-like isoform X1, whose translation is MSGSGSRRPSAPRSRGLHGRRGFSSLFKAALAPASAPHETQPLLRPSRRSSPPVGPRDACTASSLSSSSNSGSYKGSDSSPTPRRSSKYSSCSENHGIKPPSPEQYLTPLQQKEVCIRHLRAKLKETEERLDERGIEVEDLKMQLSRMQEDWIEEECHRVEAQLSLKEARKEIKQLKQVIETVKNNLVEKDKGIQKYFIDINIQNKKLETLLQSMELAQDGASQSTSGSPAKSLTRSSTYTKLSERVGDLQSAEGFPAPHHSSLASGMDRTLEGLSFSVRPGALLGQEPEGAACRPGPQQVALRDQSVQTDHAARQPDLEVIAEKVLKSGACSPCSLTSEGEAPEILPGQQTLDTRLVDRQSATGGLVEISGQAVPVESDGWLTHWSHHYIVDLLAVTIPAVPTLAWIFSTQQGSSQPLYNISMLLRCCCVIALHSLRRLNNSPPSPRCPRFPS
- the LOC140736254 gene encoding syntaphilin-like isoform X2, encoding MSGSGSRRPSAPRRRSSKYSSCSENHGIKPPSPEQYLTPLQQKEVCIRHLRAKLKETEERLDERGIEVEDLKMQLSRMQEDWIEEECHRVEAQLSLKEARKEIKQLKQVIETVKNNLVEKDKGIQKYFIDINIQNKKLETLLQSMELAQDGASQSTSGSPAKSLTRSSTYTKLSERVGDLQSAEGFPAPHHSSLASGMDRTLEGLSFSVRPGALLGQEPEGAACRPGPQQVALRDQSVQTDHAARQPDLEVIAEKVLKSGACSPCSLTSEGEAPEILPGQQTLDTRLVDRQSATGGLVEISGQAVPVESDGWLTHWSHHYIVDLLAVTIPAVPTLAWIFSTQQGSSQPLYNISMLLRCCCVIALHSLRRLNNSPPSPRCPRFPS